The nucleotide sequence CAAACGTTTTGATAGACGGCGAGATGATAAAATCCATAACCGCGGACGAACCAAAAGCTGATCTTGTCATAGACGCTACAAACAAACTCATTATGCCAGGACTCATAGATATGCACGTACATTTTAGAGATCCAGGGCTTGAGTATAAAGACGATATCATAACAGGAAGTATGAGCGCAGTCGCTGGTGGCGTAACCACAGCTTGTCCTATGGCAAATACAAATCCCGTAAATGACAACGCCGTCGTAACTCGCGATATGATAGCAAAAGCTAAAAAACGAGGTCTCATAGATCTGCTTCCTATCGGAGCTATCACAAAAGGTATGGGAGGCAAAGGTATAACTGAGATGGGAGATATGAGCGAAGCTGGTTGCGTCGCGTTTAGCGATGATGGGCTTCCTGTTAGCTCAAGCGATGTTATGAGAGCCGCTCTTCTTTACTCTGCATTTCATAAAAGCTTCATCATAAATCACTCTCAAGACTGTTCGCTTTGTCGTGGTGGTCATATGAATGAGGGTAAAATGTCTATGCTTTTAGGTATAAAAGGTATGCCAAGAGAACAAGAAGAGATAATGATCTCACGAGATATGCTTTTAGCAAAACTAACAGGCGGTCATATACACGTCGCTCACGTAAGTAGCGCGTACTCTTTAAAACTCATCGAACAAGCTAAAAAAGAGGGGATTAACATCACCTGCGAAGTCACGCCGCACCATTTTACCTTTAGTGAAGATGAACTTATAAACTATGATACAAATTTCAAAATGTCTCCGCCGCTTCGTACAAATGACGATGTAGAAGCTATGAGAAACGGGCTTAAAAACGGGCTTGTAGATGTCATCTGTACAGACCATGCTCCGCACCACACTGATGAGAAATTTTTGGAATTTGACAAAGCTCCGTTTGGGATCTTAGGACTTCAAACGCTCGTTCCGCTTACTTTAAATTTAGTTCGCGATGGTGTCATAGACTACCAACAAATGGTAAAACTCACAAGCTTCAACCCTGCAAAAATACTAAATTTAAAAAACAAAGGCAGGATTGAAGAGGGATTTTTAGCTGATATCGCTATCATCGATCCAGATTTAGAGTATGTTTATGATGAGAATTTAAACAAATCAAAGTCGAAAAACTCTCCATTGCTTGACAAAAAGCTAAAAGGTGCTTGCACTTTGACTATCAAATCAGGAAAAGTCGTATTTGACTTTCCAAACGTCGTAGGATAAGACTAAATCCGCATTCTTAGCGAAGCAAAATGCACAGCTATCTCAAGATAACCATTTTTTGCTTTGCTATAAATCTCACTACGCGCCAAATGAGATAAGCTTTTTGCCGCTCAAAGAGCTGTATAGTACTTATATAAGCTCGGATTTACTTAATTATCATACAAATGAATATTAAATTTAATTTTATCACTTTTTTATTGATTAATCTCTTTTTTTTAATTTAAGACATATAAATTTAATATTTGTTTAATTTAAAAAATAATAAACTACAAATGTTTTTATATAGATGTATATAAAACATACCAAAAATTTAAAAAAGGAGCAACCTATGAAAAAAGGTTTCACTATGATTGAACTAGTGTTTGTTATTGTTATATTAGGAATATTAGCAGGTATCGCTATACCTAGACTAGCAGCAACTAGAGATGACGCAAGTGCTACAAAAGCAGCTATGGAGATAAAAGACGTGATAACTCAAGTAGCGGCTTATTATACTATAAATGGTAAATGGGCAGAGGCAGCAGTTACAACTGCAGGACAAGAGATGATAAATACAAATAATCAAGATATAGCCGCTGCTGCTACTACACCAAGTAAAGGTTTAGAAAATTTATCTGCTACTTTAAATAATGTTGCAGGAAGAGCTGGAGATAAATGGACTGCTTGTATATCTATAACTCCAACTAATACAGGTGGAAGTATATTAATAGGAGATAAGAACGCAACAGACTCTTATTGTAAAACCGTTGCAAAAGTTCCTGCGGTTGAGGAGTGGATAAAAATGGGCGGTAAGCAAGGTATAATTGTAGGTGGTTCAGGAATTTATAAATAACTATAAAAATCTGTTTGCAGCGTGAGTATCGCTGAAATAAATTTGTAAAGCAAAATGCGGTAATGCAAATTACCGCAAATTTTACTAAACCAAAAACCAAATACACTCACCAAACCGCTAAAATACAAATTCAAAAAACAGATAAATATAAAAATATATAAAGATAGACGTTCCAAATGCAAAAAGGCAGGTTATGACAAGAATAATCGAAATATTTATTTTGATTGGGGCGGTAATGCTATTTGTTTTCGTTTTTTTACCGCGACTCACAAGCGAAAATAACCGAGCCGCTATGACAAAAACGGTATTTGAGATACAACAAGTGCTAAATGAGATAACTATGTACCACATAAGAAACGGCTCATTTCCAAAAATAAAAGATACTAATCAAACAGATCTTATACTAAAAAATATCTCTACTACATATGATCAAGTCTCGCAAAGAAGTAGCCAAAGATGGGACAAATGCATATATATCAAACCTCTAAACTCACAAAACGACAAACCAGCTAGGATATATATCTCCAAAACAGATACGAAAAACAAATTTTGCCAAAACGTACAAAACTCACAAATGTTACAAGAATGGCTAAAACTAAGTGGCGATGACAACAAAACAGACGATAGGTACAAAAACGGAGTGCCACTCATAGATGGCAAGGTATTTTAAACAAATAAAATAAGGAAAATATATGAAAAAAGCTTTTACTATAATAGAAATTGTGATGGTGATGATCATCTTGGTTGTTTTAGCGTCTTTAGCAGTACCAAAACTAATAACCAAAAAGGTCGATGCACAAGTCGCCAAAGCAGTAATAAGTATAAAAATGCATATAAACAAAGTCTCTACATACTACATTATGAATGGTGAATTCGCAACCTCAAGCTCCGGGGGGGGGGTGCGAGACAATACTGTAGATTTTTGGAATATGGTTAGAAAATGGGAAGGCGATAAAAAACAAATAGCAGATAAAGAAGTGATAGTAGGAAAAGATGATTATAAATACAATGAAGAGTACTGGAAAAACGAAGAGTACATTTGGGGTCAATGCCTAATACCAAACGCAGACAATAACAACGGTTTAATAAGCTTTAAACAACAACCGTTATCAAATATATATGATCAATACAAAACATTTTGCATAGCCTTTTTTGCACATCCAACCATAAAAGAGTTGGTACAAAACGGCGTAGAGATCGGTAATTCAAGAGTATTTAGAAAATAAATTTATAAAAGGCGAAATAATCTTTTTGCTTATTTAAGATTGTTTAATTTAAGTTATAACTTATCACTTTAAACAAAATATTAAATCAAATAAACGCTCTTTGTGCTAAGGGCGTTTATTATAAAATTATAAATATAGCTTACTTTATAAATCCACTAGCTAGCACTCTATCAAATTTATCGTAAAATACGGCTAATTGACCGCTTGCGACTCCACCTGCGTTATCTTTTAACTTCACTGTTGCTCCATCATCAAGTTTGCTTACCAAACAAGGTATAGGCGTACTTCTGTAACGTATCTTTACAAAACAGTCAAGTTCGTTTTTATCCGTGAAGTTGTTAAAATTCGCAGTTGTAAATGAAAAGCTTTCAAGCTCGTCTTTAAGACCTACGACGATCTCATTTTTAGCCGCGTCTATCTTTAAAACATAGTGAGGCAAATGAGCTCCATCTACGCTAAATCCTTTTCTTTTTCCTATAGTATAGCGCATATATCCGTCATGCTTTCCTACTGCTTTACCGCTTACGTCTCTTACGACTCCTGGCATTAGTGTATTGAAATGTTTGTTTAAAATATCTATATAAGTAGTTTCCACAAAACATATCTCGCTACTCTCTTTTTGGCTCGCAAGTTCGGCGATTTGCGGTATTTGCGCAGCTGCGGCTTTTATATCTACTTTAAATTTATCTCCAAGAGGAAATATAATATAAGGTAAAATTTCAGGAGAGATATTTGCCAAAAAGTAGCTTTGATCTTTGCTAAGATCACTAGCAACTTTTATGAGACCATCTTCTATGCGAGCATAATGCCCTGTTGCCATTTTATCACAACCTAAAGTTTGAGCAAATCTCCATAAGGCTCCGAATTTGATATTTTTATTACAATGTGCGCATGGATTTGGCGTGAGACCCTCTTTATAAGCATTCACAAACGGTTCATAAACTTTAGCGTTGAACTCGTCTTCTAAGTCTAAAATATGAGTTTCTATACCTAAAAACTCACCTACTTTCTTAACTTTTCTTATATTTTCCTCGTGGTAACCGGGCTTTGAGTGTAGCTTCATATAGCAACCTACTACATTATATCCGGCTTCTAGTAGATATTTTGCGCTCATTGAGCTATCTACTCCTCCACTTAATGCGACTAAAACTTTCAAATTTGTTCCTTAATCTATTCTATTTTTGGGCTGTATTATACATATTTTTGTTTAATAAAATTTATAGTAAATAAAAATTCGATAAACTAAATTTAAAAATATACTAAAATAGTTATTTATAAAATTCATGGTAAAAGTAGTAAAAACGCAATTTCTGCTATTATTAAAATATATTTTGATAAAATTATTAATTTCTAAAACTAAACATAACAGCAAGTGAGTTATAAGTAAATTTAATGTAAAATAAATCAAAATTTGATCAAGGATTTTTGATGAGAAAATTTCTTTTATTATTTGCCTGTTCTTTGCCGCTGATGAGTAAAGATATCATAAATCAGCTAGAAGGAACAAACCAGCAAATGAGCGCTATCTGGGGAGATGATCGCATAGCAAATATCACTAGATATGATAGCGGATTTGGATCATTATGGACATATTTACAAGGTAATGAGTACTTCTCTTATGGCGTGGCGATAGCAATGCTGTCTGTGATTTTTGCATTTTTAGCTCATTATATGGTAGTAGGTCCAAAACTTTTTGACCATCACGGCGGCAAAATATACGCTTTTTCAAAATACGTACGCATAATCCATCTCATAGCAGCGTTATCTTGGATAGTTTTAGTGCCAACTGGAATTATAATGATGTGGGGAGATAGTTTTGGTGGCGGATTTTTCGTAAGATTGGTAAAAAATCTACACGGTCTGGCGACTATTTTATTTGCTATTAGCATTGTTCCTATGCTTTTGATGTGGGGCAAAAGAATGCTTCTTTCTATTTATGATATAAAATGGATGATGATAGTCGGCGGATATCTTTCAAAAGAGAAACACCCAGTTCCTGCAGGAAAGTTTAATGCAGGACAAAAATCATGGTTTTGGGTAGCAGTGGGCGGTGGATTTGTTATGATATTAACCGGCGCGGCTATGTACTTTTTGGATTTCAATACTCCGATTTTAAGTAGCACATTTGGATTAACTCAGATAGAAATTTTAAGACTAAGTGCTATAGTTCATAATGTTCTTGGTATAGTATGCGCCGTGTTTTTACTAGTTCATATCTATATGGCGGTATTTGCTATAAAAGGTGCTATACACTCGATCATAACAGGATATAAAGAGGAAGAAGAAGTTTATATATTGCACCATTACTGGTATCAAGAACTTGTAAATAAAGGTCTCATAAAACCATCTAAATTTGAAGCGTATCATTCAAATTTAAAATAACTTTTCTAAAGATAAATTTATTAAGCTAGTTATGAAACTAGCTTAAGTTGATTTAAATTTATATCAATTCAGATATATATTGTTGCTATCAGTCATAATGTGAAGTTTTTGTCCAGATAACTCTGAGCCTTCAAACTCTCCTGACCAGTAGTTTATGATGAGCCTTGAAGACTTCATTAAATTTTGAATTATCTCAAATAAACTTATATAGTATCCTTCATCAATATCTTTACTTGCTGGTTCTATAGCTCTATACTCTGAGCTATACTTTGCAAGTATCCTAAAATGAGTAGAATCAAAAGGAAGCGTAACTTCAAAGTTGAAATTTTGCTCTATACAGCCTTGAGCTTTTACTCTAATTTTTTGAGTATATACAGGTACAAATACAAGCTCGCAGTTCTCAACGTAGTTGCCTGAAGTATCTGAATCTTTTTTATTGCAGTCGTATATCGCTTTTTGGGCCACAAAACCGCTATCATCATCTCTTATAACTTCTATATCAATTTTTCCATCAGTAAAAAACAGCTCTCTAAAAGCGATATTATCACTACCTAAAAATCTAAATAGCATATTCATAACATTTCCTTAAAATATTAGGATAAATATACCAAAATCATATAAATAAAGAGTAATTAATTTTTCAAATATCTAATTATCTCATCAAAATCATCTATAACGGCGTAAAGAGAGTGATCATCAGCAATTAGCTTTTCAACTGCGAGGGTATTATCAAAAAAATCTAAAAGAGGCTGCCAAAATTCTTTGCAACAAAATACTATTTTATGTTTTCTAAGCCCTGTTTGAGCCAACGTGATAACCTCAAAAGCTTCATCAAGTGTTCCAAATCCACCTGGCATTAAGATAAAAGCAGAGCTTTTTTCTATGAGCATATCTCTTCTTTTTGATAAATTATCTATGGTTTTTGACTCTGTGCAGTATGGATTAAGTTTTTGCTCAAAAGGTAATATAACATTTATACCTACGCTTACGCCACCGCTTAAGAAAGCTCCTTTGTTTGCGGCTTCCATTATCCCTCCGCTACCGCCTGTTACTATGCCATATCCTGCTTGTGATAATTTTTTACCTAGATCAAACGCTATTTTATAAAATTTACTACCGCTATCAAGTCTAGCTGACCCAAAAATAGTTACAAATTCCAAAATACTTCCCCTATTTTTTTGCGTAATTATACCGAATTTAAAAATTATAAGTTAAATGAATCCCGCTAAATACTTAGTTTTTAGCGGGTAAATTTGAATTTTTTATAAACCAAGATCTTTTAGTATAGTTTTTGCACATTTTTTTGCATCTGCAGCTGCAGTAACAACAAGATCACTTCCTCTGTTGCAGTCTCCACACGCATAAACACCGCTTTTACTAGTTCTAAACTCGCTATCTGTAGCAACTCTACCTTTTTTATCAAACTCGATACCATTTGCACTTAAAAAGCTTAAATTCTCTACATCAAATCCCAAAGCAAGTATGATTATATCTGCATTTATGATCGTTTCTCCTACTTTTAGAAGCTCGACTTTACCGTCTTTTGTAAGTGTTTTTGAGATATTTAAAGCAACAACTTTATTCTCATCATTTACTACGATATCTTTTGGAGCTGCGTTAAATATAAAATTCGCACCCTCTTCAGTAGCATTTACAAACTCTTTTTTACTTCCTGGCATACTAGCAAGATCTCTTCTATATACGCAAGTTGCGCTAAGTGCACCTTTTCTTATAGCACTTCTTAAACAGTCCATAGCCGTATCTCCACCGCCTATAACAACTACTTTTTTACCAGCTAGTTCCATACTGGCGTCACTCTCTTTATACTGCTCTTTTTGTAAAATAGTTAAAAAATCAAGAGCAGTATAAACTCCTTTAGCTTTTTCGTTTGCAAGTCCTGCGGCGCGACCCATTCTTGCGCCGTAAGCTAAAACAACAGCGTCAAACTCGCTCATCAAACTTTCAAATTTAGAGTCATCTACAAAACTATTTGTATGAATCACGCAACCTGCTGTTTTTAGTATATTTACGCGACGCTCTATAACGCTTTTTTCTATCTTGAATCCAGGAATTCCATATGCTAAAAGTCCTCCGGCTCTGTGATTTGCTTCATAAATTTCAACTCTTACACCGTTTCTTATAAGATAAGTAGCAACGCTTAATCCAGCAGGTCCAGAACCTATAACGGCAACTTTTTTATCCGTAAATGTTATATTACCAAATGGGTTAAAACCGCTATTGAGTCCTGATTCTGTTATAAATGTTTCTATGGATCCTATGGTAATCGCACCAAAATTATCATTTAAAGTACAAGCTCCCTCACAAAGCCTATCTTGTGGGCATACTCTACCTGTGATTTCTGGAAATGGATTTGTTTCGTTACTAAGTTTAAAAGCCATTTCTAAATTTAAATTAGCTGTATTTAAAAGCCAAAACGGTATGTAGTTATGCAAAGGACAAGCATTATGACAAAATGGATTTGCACACTGCACACA is from Campylobacter fetus subsp. testudinum 03-427 and encodes:
- the pyrC2 gene encoding dihydroorotase, multifunctional complex type (Pfam match to PF01979.16 Amidohydro_1), producing the protein MTTLIKNGIIINQNSTLKANVLIDGEMIKSITADEPKADLVIDATNKLIMPGLIDMHVHFRDPGLEYKDDIITGSMSAVAGGVTTACPMANTNPVNDNAVVTRDMIAKAKKRGLIDLLPIGAITKGMGGKGITEMGDMSEAGCVAFSDDGLPVSSSDVMRAALLYSAFHKSFIINHSQDCSLCRGGHMNEGKMSMLLGIKGMPREQEEIMISRDMLLAKLTGGHIHVAHVSSAYSLKLIEQAKKEGINITCEVTPHHFTFSEDELINYDTNFKMSPPLRTNDDVEAMRNGLKNGLVDVICTDHAPHHTDEKFLEFDKAPFGILGLQTLVPLTLNLVRDGVIDYQQMVKLTSFNPAKILNLKNKGRIEEGFLADIAIIDPDLEYVYDENLNKSKSKNSPLLDKKLKGACTLTIKSGKVVFDFPNVVG
- a CDS encoding putative type II secretion system protein (Pfam match to PF07963.8 N_methyl), whose translation is MKKGFTMIELVFVIVILGILAGIAIPRLAATRDDASATKAAMEIKDVITQVAAYYTINGKWAEAAVTTAGQEMINTNNQDIAAAATTPSKGLENLSATLNNVAGRAGDKWTACISITPTNTGGSILIGDKNATDSYCKTVAKVPAVEEWIKMGGKQGIIVGGSGIYK
- the mnmA gene encoding tRNA U34 2-thiouridylase (Pfam match to PF03054.12 tRNA_Me_trans); the protein is MKVLVALSGGVDSSMSAKYLLEAGYNVVGCYMKLHSKPGYHEENIRKVKKVGEFLGIETHILDLEDEFNAKVYEPFVNAYKEGLTPNPCAHCNKNIKFGALWRFAQTLGCDKMATGHYARIEDGLIKVASDLSKDQSYFLANISPEILPYIIFPLGDKFKVDIKAAAAQIPQIAELASQKESSEICFVETTYIDILNKHFNTLMPGVVRDVSGKAVGKHDGYMRYTIGKRKGFSVDGAHLPHYVLKIDAAKNEIVVGLKDELESFSFTTANFNNFTDKNELDCFVKIRYRSTPIPCLVSKLDDGATVKLKDNAGGVASGQLAVFYDKFDRVLASGFIK
- the fdhC gene encoding formate dehydrogenase N, cytochrome b-556 subunit (Pfam match to PF00033.15 Cytochrome_B); amino-acid sequence: MRKFLLLFACSLPLMSKDIINQLEGTNQQMSAIWGDDRIANITRYDSGFGSLWTYLQGNEYFSYGVAIAMLSVIFAFLAHYMVVGPKLFDHHGGKIYAFSKYVRIIHLIAALSWIVLVPTGIIMMWGDSFGGGFFVRLVKNLHGLATILFAISIVPMLLMWGKRMLLSIYDIKWMMIVGGYLSKEKHPVPAGKFNAGQKSWFWVAVGGGFVMILTGAAMYFLDFNTPILSSTFGLTQIEILRLSAIVHNVLGIVCAVFLLVHIYMAVFAIKGAIHSIITGYKEEEEVYILHHYWYQELVNKGLIKPSKFEAYHSNLK
- a CDS encoding putative lysine decarboxylase family protein (Pfam match to PF03641.10 Lysine_decarbox), which produces MEFVTIFGSARLDSGSKFYKIAFDLGKKLSQAGYGIVTGGSGGIMEAANKGAFLSGGVSVGINVILPFEQKLNPYCTESKTIDNLSKRRDMLIEKSSAFILMPGGFGTLDEAFEVITLAQTGLRKHKIVFCCKEFWQPLLDFFDNTLAVEKLIADDHSLYAVIDDFDEIIRYLKN
- the gltD gene encoding glutamate synthase, small subunit (Pfam matches to PF14691.2 Fer4_20, and to PF07992.10 Pyr_redox_2); translation: MQEFTNLTRLKTIKRDENERSKDFKEIYQIFSLQSAKEQSSRCVQCANPFCHNACPLHNYIPFWLLNTANLNLEMAFKLSNETNPFPEITGRVCPQDRLCEGACTLNDNFGAITIGSIETFITESGLNSGFNPFGNITFTDKKVAVIGSGPAGLSVATYLIRNGVRVEIYEANHRAGGLLAYGIPGFKIEKSVIERRVNILKTAGCVIHTNSFVDDSKFESLMSEFDAVVLAYGARMGRAAGLANEKAKGVYTALDFLTILQKEQYKESDASMELAGKKVVVIGGGDTAMDCLRSAIRKGALSATCVYRRDLASMPGSKKEFVNATEEGANFIFNAAPKDIVVNDENKVVALNISKTLTKDGKVELLKVGETIINADIIILALGFDVENLSFLSANGIEFDKKGRVATDSEFRTSKSGVYACGDCNRGSDLVVTAAADAKKCAKTILKDLGL